In the genome of Candidatus Desulfatibia profunda, the window ACAATGTCGTCCCGCCCATTCAAAATTTAGATCACGTCGATGAAGAATGCAAAGGCTTAAACTACGTCATCGGAAAAGCCCAGGAAGCCAAAATCGATGTTGTCCTTACGAATTCATTCGGCTTTGGGGGCACAAACGCCACGTTAATCTTTAAACGATATTGGGTTTGACAAATGTCAACCGTATAAGTATAGTTGATTTATTACAGTGTCAGTCGTTAGGGGTGCTTGGATTTCCGGGCTGAGAAGATACCCTTAAGACCTGATGTGGATAATGCCATCGTAGGGAAACGGCTGTAAGCGCGGAGCAAGTTCCGCTCTTATTATCGGAAGCCGTTTCCATATTAGGAAACGGTTTTTTTATGGCCGCAAGAATCGACCGGTTATCCGATCACCAAAAAGAACTCTACCATCGCAACATTGCTGTGCCTGAGATCGGCGAGTCCGGCCAGCTCAAGCTGCTTAACAGCCGCGTTTTGATTATCGGTCTGGGCGGTTTGGGAAGCCCGGCGCTTTTTTACCTTGCCGCCGCAGGCATCGGTGAAATCGGAATTCTGGACAGCGACCGGGTGGAGCTTTCCAACCTTCAGCGGCAGATCCTGCACGGCAGGGAGGATATTGGAACACCAAAGACGCTCTCGGCCTGTATGCGCATCCAGCGCCTGAACCCGGATATCCATTTGACGGCTTACCCTTTCAGGCTTACGGCTGCAAATGCTTCAAAGATTATTGCGGCCTATGATTTCATTATCGAAGCTACGGATAATTTCGATTCCAAGTTTCTGATCAACGACATAAGCGTTCAAAACGGCAAGGCGTTTTCCCACGCAGGAATTTTGGGTACTTATGGACAGACAACAACCGTCATCCCGGGACAAGGCCCTTGTTTTCGCTGTATTTTCGAAGAGATCCCGCCTCCGGACGCAGTAAAGACTACTGCTCAGGCAGGGGTGATGGGAAGCGTTGCCGGAGTCTTCGGTGCGATTCAGGCCACCGAGGCGATTAAGTATCTGCTTAAATGCGGCGATCTCCTTGCAGGCCGGCTGCTTTGCTGGGATGCGCTGGCGGGAACCTTCCGGGAAGTAAAACTGCCGCCAGGTATGCGCTGTAAAATATGCGGACCTGCATAAATGCTGACTATTCAGGCACAAAGGCACAAAGAAGTGGCTGAACTATTATAAATAAAAACAAGCTGTAATAAGGCAGGTTGAAAATGGATGATCCTTTGATTATTGCCGGCCGCTCATTCTCCTCGCGGCTTTTGATGGGAACCGGAAAATTTTCTTCGACTGCGATCATGCAAAAGGCCTTAGCGGCCTCGGGGGCTGAAGTAGTCACCGTAGCCTTGCGACGGGTTGAGTTGGATAATCCTGAGGACGACCTCCTGGGTGCCATTGACACCAGCCGTTACCTTTTGCTGCCCAACACTTCCGGCGCCAGGGATGCTCAAGAGGCGGTGAGGCTGGCCAGACTGGCGCGGGCTGCCGGTTGCGAACCCTGGGTCAAGCTGGAAGTCACTCCCGATCCTCATTATCTGCTCCCTGATCCTGTGGAAACCCTGAAAGCCGCCGAAATCCTGGTAAAGGACGGCTTCGTGGTACTGCCCTATATCCAGGCAGACCCGATCCTGGCCAAACGTCTGGAAGATATCGGCACGGCCACGGTCATGCCCTTGGGGTCGCCTATCGGCTCAAAGCAGGGCATCAACACCAGGGAATCAATTAAAATCATCATTGAGATGGCAAACATCCCGGTGGTGGTAGACGCCGGCCTGGGAGCGCCATCCCACGCCGCCGAGGCTATGGAGATGGGGGCGGATGCCGTTTTGGTCAATACGGCCATTGCGGTGGCCGCCGATCCGGTTTCAATGGCCCGGGCCTTTAAAAAAGGGGTTGAAGCCGGTCGCGAGGCATATCTGGCGGGAATCAGTGCCCCGCAGAAGGCTGCCGAGGCCTCCAGCCCGCTGACGGGCTTTTTGAGACAACCCTAAAACCCCGATTAAGTAAAACTCGATTGGGCGGTTGCGCGTTACGCGTTTTTAGTGATGTATTACCATACATATAGTTATCTTAGGCATGGTAGAATGAAATGAGTTTTTATAACCAATTAAACCTATTTCGGTGGGAAGACATCGAAAAAGAAATTTTAAGCCGTACCTCACGGGATGTGGAGCGGGCCTTATCCGCTCGATTTTTGGATCCGGATCGATTCATCAGTCTGCTGTCTCCTGCCGCGGAGGCCTCATTGGAAGATATGGCCCAAAGGTCCCACCGGCTCACCGAGCAGCGATTCGGCAGGGTGATCAGCCTGTTTGCCCCGCTCTACCTTTCCAATGAATGCACCAATTCTTGTGTTTATTGCGGATTTAATCTTAAAAATCCTGTCGAACGCCTGACGCTTACGGTAAAACAGGCCGAGGCCGAAGCCTCCTTTTTGCACGCTTTAGGGTTTCGCCATGTATTGCTCGTGTCCGGAGAAGCACCCCAGGTTGTCACCGTGGAGTACCTGTCGCAAGCGTTGAAAAAATTGCGGCCCTGGTTTTCCTCCATATCCATCGAACTCTATCCCCTGCCGACCGAAAAATACCAAACACTTATCGCTCAGGGGGTAGACGGCCTGGTCGTCTACCAAGAAACCTACAATGAACAACGTTACCGTGAGGTTCATCCGGCCGGCAGCAAGAGTGACTTTCGCTGGAGGCTGGACACACCCGAAAGAGGGGGCATGGCCGGATTTCGCCGTATCGGTATCGGTGCGCTTTTAGGACTCAGCAACTGGCGAGTGGAAGGGTTTTTTCTGGCCTTGCATGCCCGTTACCTGCTGCGCAACTTCTGGAAATCACACATCACCCTGTCTTTTCCACGCCTGCGGCCGGCGGCCGGCGGATATGAACCACCCTATCCGGTATCGGACATTCATCTTGTGCAGCTCATCATTGCTTTGAGGCTCTTTCTGCCCGACGCCGGTGTGATTCTGTCGACCCGCGAAGCACCGTATCTTCGGGACCACCTGATTCCCATCGGGATTACTTCCATGAGCGCCGGTTCCCGCACCGAACCCGGCGGCTATGCCCATGACATCCGGGCCGAAGCCCAGTTTGAGATCGCCGACCATCGCTCGCCCAAAGCCGTTGCCGAAATTATCAAAAAGAAAGGCTACGAGCCGGTCTGGAAAGACTGGGACGCGGCCTTTCTCCAATAACCCGAATTCTCATGAACTATCGTGCTTAATCGGCACAACGAAACATAGAACGATTTTTAATAACCGCAGATGAACTCAGGCGGAATGGAACTCACCATCAATGGAGAAAAAAGAAGCGGATTCGTCGCACCGCTGACGGTCGCCGACCTGCTTGAACAACTGGGGATTAAT includes:
- a CDS encoding HesA/MoeB/ThiF family protein, whose protein sequence is MAARIDRLSDHQKELYHRNIAVPEIGESGQLKLLNSRVLIIGLGGLGSPALFYLAAAGIGEIGILDSDRVELSNLQRQILHGREDIGTPKTLSACMRIQRLNPDIHLTAYPFRLTAANASKIIAAYDFIIEATDNFDSKFLINDISVQNGKAFSHAGILGTYGQTTTVIPGQGPCFRCIFEEIPPPDAVKTTAQAGVMGSVAGVFGAIQATEAIKYLLKCGDLLAGRLLCWDALAGTFREVKLPPGMRCKICGPA
- a CDS encoding thiazole synthase, translated to MDDPLIIAGRSFSSRLLMGTGKFSSTAIMQKALAASGAEVVTVALRRVELDNPEDDLLGAIDTSRYLLLPNTSGARDAQEAVRLARLARAAGCEPWVKLEVTPDPHYLLPDPVETLKAAEILVKDGFVVLPYIQADPILAKRLEDIGTATVMPLGSPIGSKQGINTRESIKIIIEMANIPVVVDAGLGAPSHAAEAMEMGADAVLVNTAIAVAADPVSMARAFKKGVEAGREAYLAGISAPQKAAEASSPLTGFLRQP
- the thiH gene encoding 2-iminoacetate synthase ThiH, which codes for MSFYNQLNLFRWEDIEKEILSRTSRDVERALSARFLDPDRFISLLSPAAEASLEDMAQRSHRLTEQRFGRVISLFAPLYLSNECTNSCVYCGFNLKNPVERLTLTVKQAEAEASFLHALGFRHVLLVSGEAPQVVTVEYLSQALKKLRPWFSSISIELYPLPTEKYQTLIAQGVDGLVVYQETYNEQRYREVHPAGSKSDFRWRLDTPERGGMAGFRRIGIGALLGLSNWRVEGFFLALHARYLLRNFWKSHITLSFPRLRPAAGGYEPPYPVSDIHLVQLIIALRLFLPDAGVILSTREAPYLRDHLIPIGITSMSAGSRTEPGGYAHDIRAEAQFEIADHRSPKAVAEIIKKKGYEPVWKDWDAAFLQ